The DNA segment CGCCCGCCAGAGCTCCTGCAGGACGGCTTGCTCAGGGGCGGCGGGCGCCACGTTGCCCGCCAGGAAGTCCCCGATGGTCTCGGCCTGGTTGGCGATGCTCTCGTGCCCCAGGCCGGCCTTCT comes from the Limnochorda pilosa genome and includes:
- a CDS encoding DUF3243 domain-containing protein; this encodes MDLNMGWDQWKQTLSKAVHAGEKAGLGHESIANQAETIGDFLAGNVAPAAPEQAVLQELWRAADESEQKAIASALVKLVQR